Part of the Nitrospinota bacterium genome, TAGTTTATTATTGCTTATCATCTTTTTAGGTAACGTATGGGTAACAGTTCCATTGTTAAACATCCTATTCGGGGAAACCATGTACCAAGTACTACATCATAATTAATTGATATTCAATCCCCATATATTTCGGTACATACCGGTAAAACTTTATATTCCGGATTCCTAATCTGGAGGTCGCGTGTTCGAATCACGCCGAGGCCACCATTAAATCTACTTATATAATGAAGTTACCACTTCGCACTTCCAGATGCCGTAATCGAAAATTCAACGTCCGCACACAATTCTTCGTCAAATATGCAACAACCCAAATATTCAATCACTTGGCTATGGCATTCTAAAAAGATATCCACAACTAAGCCTTGCCTCATGGGTGGGTAGCCGAAAGGACTATTTTCATTTCACCAGTTTTAAATTAAGGTGAAGAAAAGTTTAGAGGCGCTTTGGTACTGCTATTTAATGGCTCAATGCACCGCTGCTTCGCGCTAAATCTACAATTAAATAGCATCACCGCCGGGTGAGCGAAAATAAATATATGGGGGTAAACATGACTGTCGATGGGACCATTACAGAACAGACAAATCATCAATATTCTGAAATTCTCTTAAAACCAAAACAAAAAAACGGATTACAGCTGACGGCATTCATCGTCGTGCTCTTCGCGTCATTTATTGTCGCCCTCCCCTCCGCCTCGGCGAATTACCCCAACATAGGCTCCGTTACCCTTACCGAAATCGGGCAGTCAGGGGCTTTTGATGTGTCAAGCTCTGGTTGCGGATGGACAGGCACTGCGGTCTCTACAAATTCAGGCGTTGCGACCGTCTCCCCCACGGCAATTTCCGCCACCGGAAATCAGACATTCTCTGTCACAGCCGTAGAAGGTGGCGACACCGCTATAACTGTTACATACGCACAGGATGGAAATCCTGTTACAGATGAGTTGGGTTATACAATTCCATGCGACCTATCCGGCAGTATCACCATCTTTATATATGTTGATCTCCCGCTCACCCCGGTCGGTGGTAGCGGTTCCGATTTCCCCGACGCGGGGACGGACGGCGACCCGGTAAATACACATACAGGTGAGCTATTCTTCACCGAACCGCCCGACATAAACCTCGGCGGTCCGCTACCTTTGAGGTTTCAGCGCTACTATGCCTCCAAGCTGAGAGTAGCGGGAATTGGCGGTTCGCTCGGCAACAACTGGAGGCACAACTTCGAGTGGAGCATCCACTGGACCGGGAACCTCCTCTCACTTGTAAACGACAAGGGGAA contains:
- a CDS encoding DUF6531 domain-containing protein, producing MTVDGTITEQTNHQYSEILLKPKQKNGLQLTAFIVVLFASFIVALPSASANYPNIGSVTLTEIGQSGAFDVSSSGCGWTGTAVSTNSGVATVSPTAISATGNQTFSVTAVEGGDTAITVTYAQDGNPVTDELGYTIPCDLSGSITIFIYVDLPLTPVGGSGSDFPDAGTDGDPVNTHTGELFFTEPPDINLGGPLPLRFQRYYASKLRVAGIGGSLGNNWRHNFEWSIHWTGNLLSLVNDKG